ATCGCTGGTCAGCAGCAATGCAACGGTGCCGCGATGATCGGGATGCGCGCCGACAAAATTTTCGAGCGCCAAGGTCATCGCCGCGACGCCAGATTTCATGTCCGCCGCGCCACGGCCGTATAAACGTCCATCGCGCACGGTCGGCGCGAACGGCGGCGAAGTCCAGGCCGATTCCGGCCCGCTCGGCACGACATCGGTATGCCCGAGCAACACCAGCAGCGGGCAGCCTTCGCCGTGTGTTGCCCAGAGGTTTTGCACTTCGCCGAACGGCAGGTGTTCGATGCGGAATCCGCAGCGCGCGAGACGCTGCGCCAGCAAATCCTGGCAGCCAGCGTCATGCGGCGTGACCGAGACGCGGCGGATCAGTTCACAGCTGAGATCGAAAATTTCCGACACGCGATGCCTTTATTTCTGCTTGAACATCTCGCCGAATTTCTTCGCCGCAAATCCGACATTCACGGTATCGCCCTGCACCACCACGGGACGTTTGATCAACGCTGGAAACTCCTTGACCAAGGCCAGCCATTCGACATCCGACGGCGGTTCTTTTTTATCCGCAGGAAGATCGCGCCAGGTGTAGCTCGCGCGATTGACGAGTTTTTCCCAGCCGAGCTGTTTCGACCAAAGTTTGAGCTTGGCCGGCGCGACCGGATTGTCGCGGTAATCGGTGAATTCAAAATCGACCTTGTGATCTTTCAACCACTCACGTGCTTTATCGCACGTGCTGCACTTTTCCAGACCGAATACCTGCACCATCTTTGTTCCCCATTGGATTAATTTTTACGCCGAGCAAGCCGGATCATTCCACGCCGCGCAGCAAATCGTTGACCGCCGTTTTTGCCCGCGTCTGCGCATCGACCTGCTTGACGATCACCGCGCAACTCAAGCTGTACTTTCCGTCCGCCGACGGCAAACTGCCGGGCACGACCACGCTGCCAGCTGGCACCCGACCGTATACCGTTTCGCCTGTCAAACGATTGTAGATGCGCGTCGACTGGCTGATGAACACGCCCATGCTGAGCACGCAGCCGCGCTCGACGATCACGCCTTCGACCACTTCGGAACGCGCGCCGATGAAACAGTCGTCTTCGATGATCGTCGGCCCGGCCTGCAGCGGTTCGAGCACGCCACCGATGCCGACACCGCCGGAAAGATGCACGTTCGCGCCGATCTGCGCACACGAGCCGACCGTGGCCCAGGTATCGACCATCGTGCCCGCACCGACAAACGCGCCGATGTTGACGAAGCTTGGCATCAGCACGACATCGCGCGCGATAAACGCGCCACGCCGCACCACCGCGCCGGGTACAACACGCGCACCGCCAGCGCGAAAATCCGCCTCGGTGTAACCGTCGAAACGCAATGGCACCTTGTCGAAATACGGAGCGGGCACGCCATCGCCCATGACTTGATTCGGCGTGATCTTGAAATACAACAGCACGGCTTTTTTCAGCCACTGATTGACGCGCCAGCCACCGGCTGGATCGATCTCGGCAACGCGTTTCTCGCCGGACTCGAGCAAACTCAGGACTCTTTCGACGGCGGGACGCAAACGGGTTTCGATCTCGGTTGTGGTCAGATCGGTGCGGCGTTCCCAGGCGTCGTCTATTACGGCTTCAAGTTCTTGCATGTATTCCTCATGGTGCCGGCAATCAACCGGCTTTGGCCGACCATGGCGCATCGTCGATCTGCGCGCTCAGGCGTCGCAGCAGAGCGCTGCGCAAAATGTCGAGCGTATCGGTGTGCAGGATCGCGCGATTGTTCTGGTCGGTGATTTCAAAAAAATCCTCGGCGCGTTCGCCGAAGGTCGCGATCCGCGCATCATGCACGCGCACGCGGCATTCGCGAAAGGCTTGCGCCACCG
The sequence above is drawn from the Pseudolysobacter antarcticus genome and encodes:
- a CDS encoding Spx/MgsR family RNA polymerase-binding regulatory protein is translated as MVQVFGLEKCSTCDKAREWLKDHKVDFEFTDYRDNPVAPAKLKLWSKQLGWEKLVNRASYTWRDLPADKKEPPSDVEWLALVKEFPALIKRPVVVQGDTVNVGFAAKKFGEMFKQK
- the dapD gene encoding 2,3,4,5-tetrahydropyridine-2,6-dicarboxylate N-succinyltransferase, yielding MQELEAVIDDAWERRTDLTTTEIETRLRPAVERVLSLLESGEKRVAEIDPAGGWRVNQWLKKAVLLYFKITPNQVMGDGVPAPYFDKVPLRFDGYTEADFRAGGARVVPGAVVRRGAFIARDVVLMPSFVNIGAFVGAGTMVDTWATVGSCAQIGANVHLSGGVGIGGVLEPLQAGPTIIEDDCFIGARSEVVEGVIVERGCVLSMGVFISQSTRIYNRLTGETVYGRVPAGSVVVPGSLPSADGKYSLSCAVIVKQVDAQTRAKTAVNDLLRGVE